The sequence TCAAGCAATTTTCGCAAGCATGGTACAGTCAAATTGACAAATATTTCACGGATCATCAATTCAGGAAGGGTAAAAGTGAGCCTACACTCTACATCAAGATGCAAGGTAATTCAAACACTCTCATAGTTTCCTTGTGTGTGGATGTTCTTATATACATAGGAAACAATGCGACTATGATTAGAGAATTCtaataaaaattgaaacagaCATTTGAGATGACTGACTTAGGATTTATGCACTATTTGGTTGGAATTGAGGTAAACCAAAATGAAGACAAAATTTTCATCTGGCAAAAGAAATATGCTCAAAATTTGCTACAAAAATTCAAGATGAATAATTGTAAGGCAGTATCTACTCCTCTAGTCCATAATGAGAAATTACAAAAAGAAGATGGATTTGTAGAGGCAGATGCTTCGCAATATAGAAGTCTTATTGGAAGCCTCCTTTATCTAACTACCACAAGACCAGACATCATGTATGCAATAAGTCTACTATCAAGATTCATGCAAAAGCCAAGTCAAAAGCACCATGGGGCCGCAAGAAGAATATTAAGATATCTACAAGACGTAAAAGATTATGCCATTCACTATAAATCTACCGAAAGCACTTCTGGATATGCATTTATACTAGGATATGGAGTATTCTCTTGGGCATCAAAGAAACAAGAAACTGTGGCTCAATCATCTGCTAAAGCTGAGTATGTTGCAGCCGTAAATACTACTAGTCAAGGAATATGGCTAAGGAAAATATTTGAAGACTTAAAAGAGCAACAAGAAGAACCAACAACTATGTTGTGCGACTAAGTCACCATTAGCAATGGCAAACAATCTAGTCCATCATAGTAGGACCAGGCATATAGCtatcaagttttattttatacgAGAAGCTATATTGGAGAAAAAGATAAAGATCGAGTATTGCAACACAGATGAGCAACTAGCAGACATCTTCACTAAGGCACTACCAAGATCAAAGTTCGAACTATTTCGAGAGATGCTTGGATTTACACAAATGTGCATCAAGGAGGAGTATTAATAATGCTACACAT is a genomic window of Arachis ipaensis cultivar K30076 chromosome B06, Araip1.1, whole genome shotgun sequence containing:
- the LOC107646934 gene encoding uncharacterized protein LOC107646934; amino-acid sequence: MYGSERWWECGGGIGDAAAMGGGAAVVRGGSRGGVVGLGLREGGEVTFEMTDLGFMHYLVGIEVNQNEDKIFIWQKKYAQNLLQKFKMNNCKAVSTPLVHNEKLQKEDGFVEADASQYRSLIGSLLYLTTTRPDIMYAISLLSRFMQKPSQKHHGAARRILRYLQDVKDYAIHYKSTESTSGYAFILGYGVFSWASKKQETVAQSSAKAEYVAAVNTTSQGIWLRKIFEDLKEQQEEPTTMLCD